The DNA region TGCGCTTCGTGGTCCAGGAGGCCGGCGAGGTCGTCGGGGTCAAGGTCGGCAAGTGGATCGGCACCGCGGTCGTCCTGGTGATCGGCCTGGGCCTGACCTTCTCCGCCGGCGCCGACGGCTCGGGCGGGATGCGGATCTGGCCGCTGTTCGGTACGACGAACCAGCTGCTCGCCGCGCTCACCCTCTCCATCGTCGCGGTGATGCTGATCCGCAAGCGCCGCAACCCGGTGGCCGCGCTGATCCCGCTGGTCTTCGTCTTCGTGATGGCGTTGTGGGCCGCGATCGACCAGTTCGGCACCCTCGCCGACGACAAGGACTGGCTGTTGGTGGCGATCGACGGTGTCATCATCGTGGCCGCGATCTGGGTCGCGGTGGAGGCGGTGATGGCGATGCGCCGGGCCGCCTCGGAGCCGGCCGAGCCCGAGGACGCCGACGAGGTCGCCGCGCGCGGCGAGTACGAGGCCAGCGGGACGTCGTGACCCTGCGCGAGCGCTGGCGCGCGTTCGCCAGGGGGCTGGAGGAGTTCTACGCCGGCCCCTACCGGCGGACGCTGCGCCGCGCCCAGCGGGAGGAGGACGACCTCTTCCTCACCGTGGTGCTGGCCGAGGCGCTCGGCGTCCCGGACCCGGCTGCCTACCAGAGCGTCGAGCTGCTGCCGGCGGTCTACGAGGAGTTCCACGCCTGGCACCGGCGGATCGGGCTGGACCGCTCGCCGCTCGAGCACGTCGGATGCTGCTAGGAGGGCCGAGCCTGCTGGGTCTGGTCCAGGCCCGGC from Nocardioides sambongensis includes:
- a CDS encoding cory-CC-star protein, encoding MTLRERWRAFARGLEEFYAGPYRRTLRRAQREEDDLFLTVVLAEALGVPDPAAYQSVELLPAVYEEFHAWHRRIGLDRSPLEHVGCC